In Parageobacillus sp. KH3-4, the genomic window GCAAAGCATATGGACATCGCCCAGCAAGTGTTAAACGAGCTGCTTCCGCATGTCGGAAAGTCGGTCCGCATCGGCATCACCGGTGTGCCGGGAGCAGGGAAGAGCACGTTTATTGAGGCGTTTGGCACGTTTTTATGCGAACGGGGGCACCGCGTCGCCGTCTTAGCCGTCGACCCAAGCAGCTCGTTAACGGGCGGCAGCATTCTCGGGGATAAAACGCGGATGGAAACGCTGGCGCGCCATCCGCGCGCCTTCATCCGGCCATCGCCATCAGGGGGAACGCTCGGCGGTGTGCATCGGAAAACGCGCGAGACGATAATGCTTTGTGAAGCGGCGGGATATGACATTATTTTGGTGGAAACGGTCGGCGTCGGGCAAAGCGAGTTTGTCGTGCGCGGCATGGTCGATTTCTTTTTAATGCTGGTGCTGACCGGAGCAGGTGACGAATTGCAAGGAATGAAACGCGGAATTATGGAATTGGCCGATGCGATCGTGATTAACAAAGCGGACGGCGACAATAAGCAGAAAGCATTGGCCGCGCAAAAAGAATACAACCAATTTCTTCATTATTTGCGGCCGGCGACACCGGGATGGAGGACAAAAGCGTATACGTGTTCGGCGCTTTTGGGAGAAGGAATCGAAGAAATTTGGCACGTGATTGAGAAGTTTGTGAAAGCGACAAAACGGTCCGGCGTGTTTGCCATGCGCCGGCGCCACCAGCAAAAAGATTGGATTTACTCGATGATTAAAGATTATTTAGAAGCGAGCTTCTTTTCCCACCCTGTGGTGAAAGAAAAGCTGCCGATCATTGAAAATAACGTCATTTCCGGAACGCAGTCGGTCACTTCAGCAGTTCGAGAGCTTATTAAAGTGTATGAGAGTAGGGAAACGTAAAAAAATGTGATACGATATAAAAGAGGAGGTGTATGCGATGTTCCAATTTCCGCTTTACAATGATATTGTTGAGCAATCGCGCCGCGAAATCGTGGAAGCCGGTTTTGAAGAGTTGCGCACTCCCGAAGAAGTCGACGCCGCATTCAAGCGTCCAGGCACAACGCTTGTGATGATCAATTCGGTATGCGGCTGCGCCGGCGGCATCGCCCGTCCTGCGGCGGCGCATGCGATTCATTATGACAAACGCCCGGACCATCTTGTGACCGTATTTGCCGGGCAAGATAAAGAGGCGACAGCAAGAGCGCGCGAATATTTTGAAGGGCAGCCGCCTTCTTCGCCATCATTCGCGCTTTTAAAAGACGGCAAGCTTTGCACGATGATTCATCGCCACGAAATCGAAGGGCATGAACCGATCGAAGTCGTGCAAAAGCTGCAGGCAGCGTTTGACCAATATTGCGATGAAGTATAACGGAGCTATATTTTCAGCTCCGTTATTTATTTGTTTGTTGTTATTTTTAAAAAATAAAAATGATTTATTTATAATAAAATGGATTGCGTGATGATTGGGATATGTGTTAATATACAAAACATAGAATATATATTCAAAAGCGAATTGCATCTTGCTAATCTTTAACAATTATTTCATAATATTATAAAAATTATTTAATTTTTTAAATACATAGAGAAGGAGAGACATTGTATGAAAAAGCTAGTATCGTTATTTGTTTCTAGCATTCTACTCATTGGCCTGCTTTCCGCCTGTGGAGCAGGGGGCGAAGAAAAGAACGGGAGCGGGGCGCAAAAAAAAGTGCTAAAAATGGGAACTTCCGCCGATTATGCGCCATTTGAGTATATCGACACCGCTAAAGGCAATGAAATTATCGGATTTGACGTTGATTTGGCGAAGATGATTACGAAGGAACTGGGATACGAATTTGAAATTGTCGATATGGACTTTACTGGGTTGATTCCGGCATTGCAGTCGGGAAAAGTCGATTTTGTGTTGGCGGGAATGACACCGACGAAAGATCGCAAGAAAAACGTTGATTTCTCGGATGTGTATTATGTATCACGGAACATGATTGTTTCCAAAAAAGGAAGCGGCATTAAAAAGGTTGAAGACTTAAAAGGAAAAACGGTCGGCGTCCAAACTGGTTCGATTCAGGAAGGGGAAGCGAAAAAAATTGCAAAGACGGTTGATATGAAAATAGAAAGCCGCAACCACATTCCAGAATTAATTCAAGAGATTCAAGCAGGGCGCTTTGATGCGGCAATTATTGAAGATACGGTTGCAAAAGGGTATTTGCAAACGAGCAACGGCAAACTAGAAGGGTACACGATTCCGACAAATGAACAAGAAGCAGGCTCTGCCATTGCCTTCCCGAAAGGCAGCAAGCTTCGCGATGAGTTTAACAAAGTGTTGCGAGAAAAAATCAAAAACGGCGAAGTGGATAAGCTGATTAAAAAATGGTTTGACCAATAATCACCATGCGTTCAAAAAGGAAATCTTCCCTTTTTGAACGTTTTCACTATGTTGCAAGGAAGGATGAGTGCGCGCGTGAATTTAGATTTTTCACAGATCATTCCATCGATACCATTCATATTAGAAGGAGTTATTGTCACATTAAAAATTGTCATTTTCGCGGTATTGCTTGGATTTGCGCTTGGCGTTGTGCTGGCGTTAATGAAAATTGGCAGAATCAAAGTGTTGGCGTGGATTGCTGACGCGTATACCTCCGTATTTCGCGGCACGCCGCTTGTGCTGCAGCTTGTCCTTATTTATTTTGGCATTCCGCAGCTTACTGGAGTGGATATCGGGCCGTTTCCTTCAGCGGTCATCGCATTCGGGTTAAACTCTGCCGCTTATGTTTCGGAAATTATCCGCGCCGGCATTTTGGCTGTCGATAAAGGGCAGCGGGAAGCGGCGCTGGCGCTCGGCATTCCATATAAGCTAATGATGCGGGATATTATTTTGCCGCAAGCGTTGAAAAATATTTTGCCGGCGCTGATGAACGAATTTATTACATTGACGAAAGAATCTGCCGTCGTTACGGTCATTGGAGCGATGGATGTCATGCGGCGCGCGTATATCGTCGGCGGACAAGTGTATCGGTATATTGAGCCGCTGTTGATCGCCGGGCTTATTTATTACGTTTTAGTCATGCTTCTTACGCTGCTTGGCAAAGCGTTGGAAGGGAGATTGAGAAAAAGTGATTAAGGTCGAGGATTTGCATAAATCGTTTGGCAAACTAGAAGTGTTAAAAGGAATTACGACAACAATTCAGCAAGGGGAAGTAGTGGCGATTATCGGCCCGTCCGGGTCTGGAAAATCGACGTTTTTACGCTGTTTAAACTTGCTGGAAGAACCAACAAAGGGAAGAATTTGGATTGGAAACGAGGAGATTACCGACAAAAAAACGAACATTATGAAAGTGCGCCAGCATGTCGGCATGGTGTTTCAACATTTTCATTTGTTTCCGCATATGACTGTGCTCGAAAACGTCACATATGCGCCGATCAAAGTCAAAGGAATGGCAAAAGCCGAAGCGGAAGCGAAAGGAATCGAACTGCTGAAAAAGGTTGGATTGGAACAAAAGGCGAACGAATATCCGAGCCGGCTGTCGGGCGGACAAAAGCAGCGCGTGGCGATCGCAAGGGCGCTTGCCATGTCGCCGGATGTGATGTTGTTTGATGAACCGACGTCAGCGCTTGATCCGGAAATGGTCAAAGAAGTGCTTGAAGTGATGAAGTCGCTCGCGCATACGGGAATGACGATGGCGATTGTTACGCATGAAATGGGCTTTGCCCGCGAAGTTGCCGACCGAGTGCTGTTTTTAGACGGCGGTCGGCTTATCGAGGACGCGCCGCCACAACAATTTTTCGCATCTCCAAAAAGCAAGCGGGCTCAAGAATTTCTTGAAAAAATGTTATAATGAAGTACAATAAAAAGATGGTCTTTGGATCATCTTTTTTAATTTGGATCGGGAGAATGAAAAAGAATGGTAAAAATAGGATACCGAACAGCAAAAACAGCGATCGGCACTGCGCTTTCGATTTTCATCGCTCAGCTAGCAGGATTAAATAATTTTGCCTCTGCCGGCATTATTACGATTTTATGCGTGCAAGTGACGAAAAAAAGATCGTTGAAAGCCGCGTGGGCGCGCTTTGTCGCGTGTGTTGTCGCGATGCTGTTTTCATATATTTTTTTTCAAGGAATAGGGTACTACCCGTTTACCGTCGGGTTAATGCTGCTCTTTTTTATTCCGACGACGGTATGGTTAAAAGTGAATGAAGGGATTGCGACAAGCTCAGTCATTATTCTCCATTTGTACGCAGCAAGGAAGTTTACATGGTCCATTATTTTCAATGAGCTGCTATTGCTTGTCATCGGCATCAGCGTTGCGCTTTTAATGAATATGTACATGCCAAGCGTGGAAAAGCAGCTAAAAGAATATCAGCGCATTGTCGAAGATTTATTCCGCATCATTCTTAAAGAGATTGTTCGTTATTTGCGCACAAATGAAACCGATTGGGATGGGAAAGAATTGATGCTGGCAGGAGACATTTTACAACAGGCAAAGCTGCTTGCGGTGCGAAATGTCGAAAATCATGTGCTGCGAAATGAAGACGGATATTATCATTATTTTCTAATGCGGGAGAAACAACTGGAAATTATCGAACGGGTGCTTCCGCTCGTCACCTCGCTCACGTATACAGTGGAGCAGCGCAACATCGTTGCCGATTTTATCGACAAATTAAGCGATGCCGTCCATCCGGGAAATACGGCGTATCGCTTTCTTCGCGAACTTCAAAATATGAAAAAGCGGTTTGAAACAATGCCTCTGCCAAAAACGCGCGAAGAATTTGAGGAGCGGGCCGCTTTGTTGCACTTAGTGAAGGAACTTGAACAATATTTAATCATTAAAAGCCAATTTCGCGACCCGAAAGAGAAAAAACGGCTTTCTCATGACACATAATCTCCGCCCTTTTGCTTCACACTATAACAAAGAAAAGCAAAGGGTGAGAGTGATGCGATGGATATTGGCAGCAATGCTAATGCTTTCTTCTTTTTTATCCATTCCCGCTTCTGCAGAGGTGGAAACAAAACCGTTCATCATCATCAATAAAGCGGTCAATCAACTTGCCTTTATCAGCAAC contains:
- the meaB gene encoding methylmalonyl Co-A mutase-associated GTPase MeaB, with the translated sequence MNDERTHRPEWVEKEKEHEFATAYVKAAASASPKRWVKRKERSVKEYVEGVLNNDRTILAQAITLVESNAAKHMDIAQQVLNELLPHVGKSVRIGITGVPGAGKSTFIEAFGTFLCERGHRVAVLAVDPSSSLTGGSILGDKTRMETLARHPRAFIRPSPSGGTLGGVHRKTRETIMLCEAAGYDIILVETVGVGQSEFVVRGMVDFFLMLVLTGAGDELQGMKRGIMELADAIVINKADGDNKQKALAAQKEYNQFLHYLRPATPGWRTKAYTCSALLGEGIEEIWHVIEKFVKATKRSGVFAMRRRHQQKDWIYSMIKDYLEASFFSHPVVKEKLPIIENNVISGTQSVTSAVRELIKVYESRET
- a CDS encoding BrxA/BrxB family bacilliredoxin, which codes for MFQFPLYNDIVEQSRREIVEAGFEELRTPEEVDAAFKRPGTTLVMINSVCGCAGGIARPAAAHAIHYDKRPDHLVTVFAGQDKEATARAREYFEGQPPSSPSFALLKDGKLCTMIHRHEIEGHEPIEVVQKLQAAFDQYCDEV
- a CDS encoding transporter substrate-binding domain-containing protein codes for the protein MKKLVSLFVSSILLIGLLSACGAGGEEKNGSGAQKKVLKMGTSADYAPFEYIDTAKGNEIIGFDVDLAKMITKELGYEFEIVDMDFTGLIPALQSGKVDFVLAGMTPTKDRKKNVDFSDVYYVSRNMIVSKKGSGIKKVEDLKGKTVGVQTGSIQEGEAKKIAKTVDMKIESRNHIPELIQEIQAGRFDAAIIEDTVAKGYLQTSNGKLEGYTIPTNEQEAGSAIAFPKGSKLRDEFNKVLREKIKNGEVDKLIKKWFDQ
- a CDS encoding amino acid ABC transporter permease; this translates as MNLDFSQIIPSIPFILEGVIVTLKIVIFAVLLGFALGVVLALMKIGRIKVLAWIADAYTSVFRGTPLVLQLVLIYFGIPQLTGVDIGPFPSAVIAFGLNSAAYVSEIIRAGILAVDKGQREAALALGIPYKLMMRDIILPQALKNILPALMNEFITLTKESAVVTVIGAMDVMRRAYIVGGQVYRYIEPLLIAGLIYYVLVMLLTLLGKALEGRLRKSD
- a CDS encoding amino acid ABC transporter ATP-binding protein; translated protein: MIKVEDLHKSFGKLEVLKGITTTIQQGEVVAIIGPSGSGKSTFLRCLNLLEEPTKGRIWIGNEEITDKKTNIMKVRQHVGMVFQHFHLFPHMTVLENVTYAPIKVKGMAKAEAEAKGIELLKKVGLEQKANEYPSRLSGGQKQRVAIARALAMSPDVMLFDEPTSALDPEMVKEVLEVMKSLAHTGMTMAIVTHEMGFAREVADRVLFLDGGRLIEDAPPQQFFASPKSKRAQEFLEKML
- a CDS encoding aromatic acid exporter family protein, with amino-acid sequence MVKIGYRTAKTAIGTALSIFIAQLAGLNNFASAGIITILCVQVTKKRSLKAAWARFVACVVAMLFSYIFFQGIGYYPFTVGLMLLFFIPTTVWLKVNEGIATSSVIILHLYAARKFTWSIIFNELLLLVIGISVALLMNMYMPSVEKQLKEYQRIVEDLFRIILKEIVRYLRTNETDWDGKELMLAGDILQQAKLLAVRNVENHVLRNEDGYYHYFLMREKQLEIIERVLPLVTSLTYTVEQRNIVADFIDKLSDAVHPGNTAYRFLRELQNMKKRFETMPLPKTREEFEERAALLHLVKELEQYLIIKSQFRDPKEKKRLSHDT